A window of Rhododendron vialii isolate Sample 1 chromosome 11a, ASM3025357v1 contains these coding sequences:
- the LOC131307457 gene encoding protein disulfide-isomerase like 2-1-like, with the protein MSSSQICWPLAVLALFLLSSAFADEVVVLTEDNFEKEVGQDRAALVEFYAPWCGHCKKLAPEYEKLGTSFKKAKSVVIGKVDCDEHKSLCSKYGVSGYPTIQWFPKGSLEPKKYEGPRNAEALAEFVNSEGGTNVKIAAAPSNVVVLTADNFDEVVLDEKKDVLVEFYAPWCGHCKNLAPVYENVATAFKLEDDVVIANLDADKHKDLGEKYGVSGFPTLKFFPKSNKAGEDYNGGRDLDDFVTFINEKCGTSRDAKGQLTDKAGIVESLDALVKEFVSAGSEEKKAIFGRIEEEAEKLKGSAARYGKIYLKAAKSCMEKGADYAKNEIQRVERMLNKAISATKADEFTLKKNILSTFA; encoded by the exons ATGTCGAGCTCGCAGATCTGCTGGCCCTTGGCCGTCCTGGCCCTGTTCCTACTCTCATCGGCTTTCGCCGACGAAGTGGTAGTCTTGACGGAGGACAACTTCGAGAAGGAGGTGGGCCAAGATCGAGCCGCTCTCGTCGAGTTCTACGCTCCTTG GTGTGGCCACTGTAAAAAGCTTGCTCCTGAGTATGAGAAGCTTGGAACAAGTTTCAAGAAGGCAAAATCTGTTGTGATTGGAAAG GTGGACTGTGATGAACATAAGAGCCTCTGTAGCAAATATGGTGTTTCTGGGTACCCCACAATTCAATGGTTTCCAAAAGGTTCCTTGGAGCCTAAAAA GTATGAAGGTCCACGAAATGCTGAAGCTCTTGCTGAGTTTGTGAATAGTGAAGGAG GGACTAATGTAAAGATAGCTGCAGCCCCCTCAAATGTGGTGGTTCTAACAGCTGATAATTTTGATGAGGTTGTCCTGGATGAAAAGAAGGATGTTTTGGTTGAGTTCTATGCACCCTG gtgtGGCCATTGCAAGAACCTTGCTCCT GTTTATGAAAACGTTGCCACAGCATTTAAGCTTGAGGATGACGTTGTAATTGCCAATCTTGATGCTGACAAACACAAGGATCTTGGAGAAAA ATATGGTGTGAGCGGCTTTCCTACATTGAAATTCTTTCCTAAGAGCAACAAAGCTGGTGAAGATTACAATGGTGGCCGAGATTTAGATGACTTTGTAACTTTCATCAATGAGAAGTGCGGAACCAGTCGTGATGCAAAAGGACAACTTACTGACAAA GCTGGCATAGTTGAGAGTTTGGACGCTTTGGTGAAGGAGTTTGTTAGCGCTGGCAGTGAGGAGAAGAAAGCCATCTTTGGCCGAATAGAGGAGGAAGCTGAGAAGCTCAAGGGTTCTGCTGCAAG GTATGGAAAGATCTACTTGAAAGCTGCCAAGAGCTGTATGGAAAAAGGTGCTGACTATGCCAAGAATGAAATCCAGCGCGTGGAGCGCATGCTGAACAAG GCCATCAGTGCCACTAAGGCTGATGAGTTCACGCTGAAGAAGAATATCCTATCCACATTTGCTTGA